A genomic window from Gemmatimonadota bacterium includes:
- a CDS encoding polysaccharide deacetylase family protein: protein MRAILTYHSLDTSGSPISLPPDAFRAHVRWLARAPVQVLTLDALVQAPPDRPAVALTFDDAFANFETEALPALREHGLPVTLFVPTGHVGGSNAWGGHSEAGIPTLPLLDWDGVGRVAEAGVTLGAHTVSHPHLTACADDRLLDELTTAPQVLRQRTGQTVDTVAYPYGDADTRVRSAAERVYRLACSTRFALLAGDEPLDLPRLDAFYFREGARLEAFGTPAFARWVRFRARLRALRRALGRHA from the coding sequence ATGCGCGCCATCCTCACCTATCACTCCCTCGACACGTCGGGATCGCCGATCTCGCTCCCTCCCGACGCCTTCCGTGCGCACGTGCGCTGGTTGGCGCGGGCGCCGGTCCAGGTGTTGACGCTGGACGCGCTCGTGCAGGCCCCGCCGGACCGACCCGCCGTGGCGCTCACGTTCGACGACGCCTTCGCCAATTTCGAGACGGAGGCGCTGCCGGCGCTGCGCGAGCACGGCCTGCCGGTCACGTTGTTCGTGCCCACGGGCCATGTGGGAGGAAGCAACGCGTGGGGCGGACACTCCGAGGCGGGCATCCCCACGCTGCCCTTGCTGGACTGGGATGGGGTGGGCCGCGTGGCGGAAGCCGGCGTGACCCTGGGCGCCCACACGGTCTCGCATCCGCATCTGACGGCCTGTGCCGACGATCGGCTGCTGGACGAGCTGACCACGGCGCCGCAGGTGCTGCGCCAGCGCACGGGACAGACGGTGGACACCGTGGCGTACCCGTACGGCGATGCCGACACGCGCGTGCGCAGCGCGGCAGAGCGGGTCTACCGCCTCGCGTGCAGCACACGCTTCGCGCTGCTGGCCGGCGACGAGCCCCTCGATCTCCCGCGTCTGGACGCGTTCTACTTCCGCGAAGGCGCGCGCCTGGAGGCATTCGGCACGCCCGCCTTCGCGCGCTGGGTGCGGTTCCGCGCGCGGCTGCGCGCCCTGCGCCGAGCGCTCGGGAGGCACGCGTGA
- a CDS encoding aminotransferase class I/II-fold pyridoxal phosphate-dependent enzyme encodes MTRPPTSLRTRDFTESVIREMTRVAREHDAINLAQGFPDFPAPQLLKDAACAAIQADDNQYAITWGTPHLREALCRRYAEAYGMDVHPEREMTITCGATEAMVAVLLAICDPGDEVIVLEPFYENYAPDAMIAGAKAVMVPLDAPDFALDLTRLGAAFSERTRAIVLNTPNNPTGRVFSRAELEGVADLCRRFDAIAITDEIYEHILYEGEHIPMATLPGMRDRTITVSGLSKTFAVTGWRIGSVVAPADISTAIRKVHDFLTVGAPAPLQEACAVGLERLGPDYYSEMCDGYRQRRDVFLPALRAAGFTCSVPQGAYYVLADFSAISDEDDHTFARRLTREAGVAPVPGSSFFSEPVRGRSLVRFAFCKRIETLEQAGERLGRFRG; translated from the coding sequence ATGACGCGTCCCCCGACCTCCCTGCGGACCCGGGACTTCACCGAGTCCGTCATCCGGGAGATGACCCGCGTCGCGCGCGAGCACGACGCCATCAACCTGGCTCAGGGCTTTCCCGACTTCCCCGCCCCGCAACTGCTCAAGGACGCCGCCTGCGCGGCCATCCAGGCGGACGACAACCAGTACGCGATCACCTGGGGGACACCCCACCTGCGTGAGGCGCTCTGCCGGCGCTACGCGGAAGCCTACGGGATGGACGTCCACCCCGAGCGGGAGATGACCATCACCTGCGGGGCCACGGAAGCCATGGTGGCGGTGCTGCTGGCCATCTGTGATCCGGGAGACGAGGTGATCGTCCTCGAGCCCTTCTACGAGAACTACGCCCCCGATGCCATGATCGCGGGCGCCAAGGCCGTGATGGTCCCGCTCGACGCGCCCGATTTCGCGCTCGACCTCACGCGGTTGGGCGCGGCGTTCTCCGAGCGCACCCGGGCGATCGTGCTGAACACGCCCAACAACCCCACGGGGCGGGTCTTCAGCCGCGCCGAGCTGGAAGGCGTGGCCGACCTGTGCCGGCGCTTCGACGCCATCGCCATCACGGACGAGATCTACGAGCACATCCTCTACGAGGGCGAGCACATCCCCATGGCGACGCTGCCCGGGATGCGCGACCGCACCATCACGGTCAGCGGCCTGTCCAAGACCTTCGCGGTGACCGGCTGGCGGATCGGCTCGGTCGTGGCGCCGGCCGACATCAGCACGGCCATCCGCAAGGTGCACGACTTCTTGACGGTCGGCGCGCCGGCACCGCTGCAGGAGGCGTGCGCGGTGGGGCTCGAGCGGCTGGGCCCGGACTACTACTCCGAGATGTGCGACGGCTATCGGCAGCGGAGGGACGTCTTCCTGCCGGCGCTGCGCGCGGCGGGCTTCACCTGCAGCGTCCCTCAGGGCGCCTACTACGTCCTGGCGGACTTCTCGGCCATCTCGGACGAGGACGATCACACCTTCGCGCGTCGCCTGACGCGCGAGGCCGGGGTGGCCCCGGTGCCGGGCTCCTCCTTCTTCTCGGAGCCGGTCCGCGGACGCTCGCTCGTGCGCTTCGCGTTCTGCAAGCGCATCGAGACCCTCGAGCAGGCCGGCGAGCGACTGGGTCGCTTCCGCGGTTGA
- the rho gene encoding transcription termination factor Rho, whose product MSSERPLGILEVLGSGSGFIRRAEAGYIPGKDDIYVGGRLIQKFGLRTGDELWGSVGKRPKNGKSPPLTHLALVNGKPPEDLKGRPEFNRLSAVHPDEQLRLECGLRRLGKPDPTNRIIDLFCPLGKGQRAMIVAPAKAGKTMVLQAIAEGITKNHPECRLVILLVDERPEEVTEMEMCGFGEVVASSFDQPAERHAAVAEMIFERARRQVESGEDVVIILDSITRLARAYNTLHDGSGRTLSGGLDAGSLEKPKRLLGSARKIDPRQGGGSLTIVATALIDTGSRMDQVIFEEFKGTGNSELVLSRELADRRIFPAIDLQASATRKEELLLDEGALALSHAFRRQFGGANASDAMSELLGAMRRTETNRDLLALARQGA is encoded by the coding sequence GTGAGTAGTGAAAGACCGCTCGGGATCCTCGAGGTCCTCGGCAGCGGATCGGGCTTCATCCGCAGAGCCGAGGCCGGGTACATCCCTGGAAAAGACGACATCTACGTCGGTGGCAGGCTGATCCAGAAGTTCGGCCTGCGGACGGGTGACGAGTTGTGGGGGTCGGTCGGCAAGCGGCCCAAGAACGGCAAGAGCCCGCCCCTCACCCACCTGGCTCTCGTCAACGGGAAGCCGCCCGAGGACCTGAAGGGCCGACCCGAGTTCAACCGCCTCAGCGCCGTCCATCCCGACGAGCAGTTGCGTCTGGAATGCGGGCTGCGCCGGTTGGGCAAGCCCGATCCGACGAACCGCATCATCGACCTCTTCTGCCCGCTCGGCAAAGGTCAACGTGCCATGATCGTGGCCCCGGCCAAGGCCGGGAAGACGATGGTGCTGCAGGCCATCGCCGAAGGCATCACCAAGAACCACCCCGAGTGCCGTCTGGTCATCCTGCTCGTGGACGAACGTCCCGAGGAGGTGACGGAGATGGAGATGTGTGGATTCGGAGAGGTGGTCGCCTCCTCCTTCGACCAGCCCGCCGAGCGTCACGCCGCCGTGGCGGAGATGATCTTCGAGCGGGCGCGCCGTCAGGTGGAGTCGGGCGAGGACGTCGTCATCATCCTGGATTCGATCACGCGGCTGGCTCGCGCATACAACACGCTGCACGACGGGAGCGGCCGCACGCTGTCGGGCGGCCTCGATGCCGGTTCGCTCGAGAAGCCCAAGCGGTTGCTCGGCAGCGCGCGCAAGATCGATCCGCGCCAGGGTGGTGGATCGCTCACGATCGTGGCCACCGCGCTGATCGACACGGGGTCGCGCATGGACCAGGTGATCTTCGAGGAGTTCAAGGGCACGGGGAACAGCGAGCTGGTGCTGAGCCGTGAGCTGGCGGATCGGCGCATCTTCCCCGCCATCGACCTCCAGGCCTCGGCCACGCGGAAGGAGGAGCTCCTGCTGGACGAAGGGGCCCTGGCGTTGTCGCATGCCTTCCGCCGTCAGTTCGGCGGAGCCAACGCCTCCGACGCCATGAGCGAGTTGCTCGGCGCCATGCGGCGCACGGAGACGAACCGGGATCTCCTGGCGCTGGCGCGACAGGGGGCGTAG
- a CDS encoding glycosyltransferase family 2 protein — MTPALSVIVPAHRAQTVLPRCLAALTASDLPRAEWELIVVDDASPDDTAALAEGVADRIVRLGPRPGGPALARNRGVEHARGGVLLFVDSDVCVHPDVLRRVRDAFGQDPALAALFGAYDEHPGAPGFLSEYRNLLHRYHHLRGRGEAETFWAGCGAVRASAFRAVGGFDADRFPRPQIEDIELGYRLRDAGGRIVLDPEVQCMHLKRWTWKGMLRTDLRDRGIPWMRLLLERGDAGRGDTLNVDRTEKVRTALAGASLLALGVGLAWGHLAWVGAGVLGFVALTLWNRALVGWFARVRGWGFAARVIPMQILYYLLNGVAAGLGILAHLTGRDRRVAAPRSEPA; from the coding sequence GTGACTCCCGCGCTCAGCGTCATCGTACCGGCGCACCGGGCGCAGACGGTGCTTCCCCGCTGCCTGGCTGCACTCACCGCCAGCGACCTTCCGCGGGCGGAGTGGGAGCTCATCGTCGTGGACGACGCGAGCCCCGACGACACCGCGGCTCTGGCCGAAGGGGTGGCGGACCGGATCGTGCGCCTGGGCCCCCGCCCCGGCGGTCCGGCGCTCGCCCGCAACCGGGGCGTCGAACACGCCCGAGGTGGCGTGCTGCTCTTCGTGGACTCGGACGTCTGTGTGCACCCCGATGTGCTCCGCCGCGTGCGGGACGCCTTCGGGCAGGACCCCGCCCTGGCGGCGCTCTTCGGCGCCTACGACGAGCATCCGGGCGCACCCGGCTTCCTGTCCGAGTACCGCAACCTGCTCCATCGGTACCACCACCTGCGGGGCCGCGGAGAGGCGGAGACCTTCTGGGCGGGGTGCGGCGCGGTGCGCGCCAGCGCGTTCCGCGCGGTGGGCGGCTTCGACGCGGACCGCTTCCCCCGTCCCCAGATCGAAGACATCGAGCTCGGATACCGCCTGCGCGATGCCGGGGGCCGGATCGTCCTGGATCCCGAGGTGCAGTGCATGCACCTGAAGCGCTGGACGTGGAAAGGAATGCTCCGTACGGACCTGCGGGACCGGGGCATCCCCTGGATGCGCCTCCTGCTGGAGCGAGGAGACGCCGGCCGCGGCGACACGCTCAACGTGGACCGCACGGAGAAGGTCCGCACGGCGCTCGCCGGCGCGTCGCTGCTGGCGCTCGGGGTGGGCCTGGCATGGGGACACCTGGCGTGGGTCGGCGCCGGTGTGCTCGGCTTCGTGGCGCTGACCCTGTGGAATCGGGCGCTGGTGGGCTGGTTCGCGCGGGTGCGCGGGTGGGGCTTCGCGGCCCGGGTGATCCCCATGCAGATCCTCTACTACCTGCTCAACGGGGTGGCGGCCGGTCTCGGGATCCTCGCCCACCTGACGGGCCGCGACCGCCGGGTCGCAGCCCCGCGGAGCGAACCGGCCTGA
- a CDS encoding glycosyltransferase family 4 protein — translation MNGLRFAFLTTFYPPYNFGGDGIGIQRLARGLVRHGHHVTVIHDADAYHMLNGGPPGGRPTPEDGVEVVALRSSAGALSCLLTQQTGRPVVHGARIRTLLREGRYDVVNFHNASLIGGPGLLEYGEGALRLYMAHEHWLVCPTHVLWRHGRERCTERQCIRCQLHYKRPPQLWRATGALERALDHVDAFIAVSDFSRDKHREFGFPKDMEVLNYFLPDPEPGPDPVQGSSPHERPYFLFVGRLERIKGLDDVIPLFERYPDADLVIAGDGEYGATLRDLAADNPRVRFLGRLDHEALERYYRHAVALIVPSVCFETFGIIIIESFKYRTPVLARRLGPFPEILTRSGGGELFDSEDELAAAMARLQQDPGRRRQLGDAGYQAYLTHWVESAAIPRYLDIVRRTAARTGHPSIERALEAEG, via the coding sequence GTGAACGGCCTGCGTTTCGCGTTCCTCACGACCTTCTACCCGCCGTACAACTTCGGCGGCGACGGGATCGGCATCCAACGCCTGGCCCGCGGGCTCGTCCGTCACGGCCATCATGTGACCGTGATCCACGATGCCGACGCCTACCACATGCTGAACGGGGGGCCTCCCGGCGGGCGCCCCACACCGGAGGATGGCGTCGAGGTGGTCGCGCTGCGCAGCTCCGCGGGCGCCCTCTCGTGTCTGCTCACGCAGCAGACCGGACGACCGGTCGTGCATGGTGCGCGGATCCGGACGCTTCTGCGGGAGGGGCGCTACGATGTGGTGAACTTCCACAACGCGTCCCTGATCGGCGGCCCCGGGCTCCTGGAGTACGGCGAAGGCGCACTGCGCCTCTACATGGCGCACGAGCACTGGCTCGTCTGCCCCACCCACGTGCTGTGGCGGCACGGACGCGAGCGCTGCACGGAACGGCAGTGCATCCGCTGTCAGCTGCACTACAAGCGCCCGCCCCAACTGTGGCGAGCCACCGGGGCGCTCGAACGGGCCCTCGACCACGTGGACGCCTTCATCGCCGTCAGCGACTTCAGCCGGGACAAGCACCGCGAGTTCGGGTTCCCCAAGGACATGGAGGTCCTCAACTACTTCCTGCCCGACCCGGAGCCGGGGCCGGATCCCGTCCAGGGGTCTTCCCCGCATGAGCGCCCCTACTTCCTGTTCGTGGGACGGCTGGAGAGGATCAAGGGCCTCGACGACGTGATCCCCCTGTTCGAACGCTATCCGGACGCCGACCTGGTGATCGCGGGGGACGGCGAGTACGGCGCGACGCTGCGCGACCTCGCCGCCGACAACCCGCGGGTTCGTTTCCTGGGGCGGCTGGACCACGAGGCGCTGGAACGCTACTACCGCCACGCAGTGGCACTGATCGTGCCCTCCGTGTGCTTCGAGACGTTCGGGATCATCATCATCGAGTCCTTCAAGTACCGGACCCCGGTGCTGGCCCGGCGTCTGGGCCCCTTCCCCGAGATCCTGACCCGGTCCGGGGGTGGGGAGCTGTTCGATTCGGAAGACGAGCTCGCGGCCGCGATGGCGCGACTGCAGCAGGACCCCGGGCGCCGACGGCAGCTCGGGGACGCGGGATATCAGGCCTACCTGACCCATTGGGTCGAATCGGCCGCCATCCCCCGGTACCTGGACATCGTGCGGCGCACCGCCGCGCGGACGGGACACCCCTCGATCGAGCGAGCGCTGGAGGCAGAAGGATGA
- a CDS encoding HD domain-containing protein, with amino-acid sequence MSEQEQAARFLTGLAQALSTLSLYDEEHPAVQRAVDTAYEALFRLQELQSRPILTFLGEEVIFQSRPLHALRNWEWSARLAQAGVERLEFTGPATRPEFEAFLLEVYHKLVGQAEGSASARQMANTTIRWGPVGLRGGSTGVDEDSLVTGRLQLSLREEAETVRWLHDELRDRGKLQMLEADTIVRSLAVAMHGDRDVIIPLLKLKDFDQYTTTHSLNVSVLSMALAEFIGLGPSDVRRFGVSGLLHDIGKIRVPRDILNKAGKLTDRERDVMNRHPVEGAKILIQREASLDMAAVVAYEHHIRIDGGGYPRRTYARPCHRASDLVHICDVYDALRTHRPYRNAWPNDRVLAYLEEGAGKEFSEALTHAFVTMVRRWESRIVELRAETDVLRE; translated from the coding sequence ATGAGCGAACAGGAGCAGGCTGCCCGGTTCCTGACCGGGCTCGCGCAGGCGCTGTCCACCCTCTCGCTGTACGACGAAGAGCATCCGGCGGTCCAGCGCGCGGTGGACACGGCCTACGAGGCGCTCTTCCGGCTCCAGGAGCTTCAGTCCCGACCCATCCTCACGTTCCTGGGAGAAGAGGTCATCTTCCAGAGCCGGCCGCTCCACGCGTTGCGCAACTGGGAGTGGAGCGCTCGTCTGGCGCAGGCCGGCGTCGAGCGTCTGGAATTCACCGGTCCGGCTACGCGGCCCGAGTTCGAGGCCTTCCTCCTCGAGGTCTACCACAAGCTGGTGGGACAGGCAGAGGGGAGCGCGAGCGCCCGTCAGATGGCCAACACCACCATCCGGTGGGGACCGGTGGGCCTGCGCGGAGGCTCGACGGGTGTCGATGAGGATTCGCTGGTCACGGGGCGCCTGCAGCTCTCGCTGCGGGAGGAGGCAGAGACCGTCCGCTGGTTGCACGACGAGCTGCGCGACCGGGGCAAGCTGCAGATGCTCGAGGCGGACACCATCGTGCGCTCCCTCGCGGTGGCGATGCACGGGGATCGTGACGTCATCATCCCGCTGCTCAAGCTCAAGGACTTCGATCAGTACACGACCACCCACTCGCTGAACGTCTCCGTGCTCAGCATGGCCCTTGCGGAGTTCATCGGGCTCGGGCCGAGCGACGTCCGCCGCTTCGGGGTGTCGGGGCTCCTCCACGACATCGGCAAGATCCGGGTGCCGCGGGACATCCTCAACAAGGCGGGGAAGCTGACCGACCGGGAGCGCGACGTGATGAATCGGCACCCGGTCGAGGGGGCCAAGATCCTCATCCAGCGCGAGGCCTCCCTGGACATGGCGGCCGTGGTCGCGTACGAGCACCACATCCGCATCGACGGGGGTGGATATCCGCGCCGGACGTATGCCCGCCCGTGCCACCGTGCCAGCGACCTGGTCCACATCTGCGACGTCTACGATGCATTGCGCACGCATCGGCCCTATCGCAACGCCTGGCCCAACGACCGCGTCCTGGCCTACCTGGAGGAGGGGGCGGGGAAGGAATTCTCCGAGGCGCTGACGCACGCCTTCGTCACCATGGTGCGTCGCTGGGAGAGCCGGATCGTGGAGCTGCGCGCCGAGACCGACGTCCTGCGGGAGTAG
- a CDS encoding diguanylate cyclase produces the protein MRHPGDDSPPAVRYVVLSLVAFLVPPVLAGLAHRGVPGLEPLVATLILLPALFLGYWRGPRGALLGALAALLSGGAAHLVSAGDLFAEGWSWAASTAVFAGVLSLLGVRFRGDLVRAETMALTDNLTRLPNRRHALTFIESRFAAAERGAGLCVVLFDLDHFKRFNDELGHGAGDLALRAFADVLRDNTRRMNLSARMGGEEFVSVLTDAPLEGAVTFARRVRRALGSVRFSDQPLTVSAGIAVYHPAMKGVDDLLAAADHALYRAKRDGRDCVRIFGSEEQIAPSAGDEGEPTRPVIEPVGADRTVLVVHPDGERRAELLEALHADGFGTLPFEQGADALETLERRPDVLIVDLHLPDGDGPRLCRTLKARWPTLPVLALSEPLDERSLGAVAEAQADRYLIQPIAPVTLRHTLAELLAQRRPSPSHRGGERSAERESLLIQLADAVEEREEYGAGHGRRVQAAAELLGAAWARAGHPLLDLEGLSLGARLHDLGRLAVPAPLLNKVVPLTVEEFRAIQRYPVVGQSLVEVLLGGTAAPAVVRWHAERWDGTGYPDGLAGRSIPPEARICAVADTLDAMTTYRRYRPPLAFNAALDHIRAASGRHFDPRVVELLDEVAAPLAAVLESFRTEPESVRTG, from the coding sequence ATGCGACATCCAGGAGACGATTCCCCACCGGCGGTCCGGTACGTCGTCCTGTCCCTCGTCGCCTTCCTGGTGCCCCCCGTCCTGGCGGGGCTGGCCCATCGGGGCGTCCCGGGCCTCGAGCCCCTGGTCGCCACGCTCATCCTGCTGCCGGCCCTCTTCCTGGGCTATTGGCGCGGTCCCCGCGGGGCCTTGCTGGGCGCGCTGGCCGCCCTCCTGTCGGGCGGCGCCGCGCACCTGGTGTCGGCGGGGGACCTCTTCGCCGAGGGCTGGAGCTGGGCCGCCTCCACCGCCGTCTTCGCGGGCGTGCTCTCCCTCCTGGGGGTGCGCTTCCGGGGCGACCTCGTGCGCGCCGAGACCATGGCGCTGACGGACAACCTCACCCGCCTCCCCAACCGCAGGCACGCGCTCACCTTCATCGAGAGCCGGTTCGCGGCCGCGGAGCGGGGCGCCGGCCTGTGCGTGGTCCTGTTCGACCTGGACCACTTCAAGCGCTTCAACGACGAGCTGGGTCACGGCGCCGGCGATCTGGCCCTGCGCGCCTTCGCCGACGTGCTGCGCGACAACACCCGCCGCATGAACCTGAGCGCCCGTATGGGGGGCGAGGAGTTCGTGTCGGTCCTCACGGATGCGCCCCTCGAAGGCGCCGTCACGTTTGCTCGACGGGTCCGGCGTGCGCTCGGCTCGGTGCGCTTCTCCGACCAGCCGTTGACCGTCTCGGCCGGGATCGCGGTCTACCACCCGGCCATGAAGGGGGTCGACGACCTCCTGGCGGCCGCCGACCACGCGCTCTACCGCGCGAAGCGCGACGGCCGCGATTGCGTACGGATCTTCGGCTCGGAGGAGCAGATCGCACCGAGCGCAGGGGACGAGGGCGAGCCCACCCGACCGGTCATCGAGCCGGTGGGCGCGGACCGGACCGTGCTCGTGGTCCATCCCGACGGAGAGCGTCGCGCCGAGCTCCTGGAGGCCCTGCACGCGGACGGGTTCGGCACGCTGCCCTTCGAGCAGGGGGCCGACGCGCTGGAGACGCTGGAGCGCCGACCGGACGTGCTGATCGTGGACCTGCACCTTCCCGACGGGGACGGACCGCGTCTGTGCCGGACGCTCAAGGCGCGCTGGCCCACGCTGCCGGTGCTGGCCCTGAGCGAGCCGCTCGACGAGCGGTCGCTGGGGGCCGTGGCGGAGGCGCAGGCCGACCGGTACCTGATCCAACCGATCGCCCCGGTGACCCTGCGCCACACCCTCGCGGAGCTGTTGGCGCAGCGGCGCCCGTCCCCCTCACACCGGGGCGGTGAGCGCTCGGCCGAACGCGAGTCCCTTCTCATCCAGCTCGCCGACGCCGTCGAGGAACGCGAGGAGTACGGTGCCGGCCATGGACGGCGGGTCCAGGCGGCCGCCGAGCTCCTGGGGGCCGCCTGGGCCCGGGCGGGCCACCCGCTCCTGGACCTCGAGGGCCTCTCCCTCGGCGCGCGGCTCCACGACCTCGGGCGGCTGGCGGTGCCGGCGCCGTTGCTCAACAAGGTGGTGCCCCTGACGGTGGAGGAGTTCCGCGCCATCCAGCGCTACCCCGTCGTGGGTCAGTCGCTGGTGGAGGTGCTCCTGGGCGGGACGGCGGCCCCGGCGGTCGTGCGCTGGCATGCGGAGCGGTGGGACGGCACCGGGTACCCGGACGGCCTGGCGGGCCGCTCCATCCCGCCCGAAGCCCGGATCTGTGCGGTGGCCGATACCCTGGATGCCATGACCACCTACCGCCGCTACCGCCCTCCGCTCGCCTTCAATGCGGCCCTGGACCACATCCGGGCCGCCTCCGGGCGCCATTTCGATCCCCGTGTCGTGGAGCTCCTGGACGAGGTCGCCGCTCCCCTGGCCGCCGTGCTGGAGTCGTTCCGGACCGAGCCGGAGTCCGTCCGGACGGGCTGA
- a CDS encoding GDP-mannose 4,6-dehydratase: MKVFITGGAGFIGSHLSRALIERGDDVWILDDLSTGSMRNIEDLVPNPRFHYRIGCCTDSPLVRELVDIADVTVHLAAAVGVRLIVERPVHTIETNVTGTEVVLGAAAVKQKLVVLASTSEVYGKSTQIPFREDADITLGPTTHSRWAYACSKALDEWLGLAYCRERKVPVILCRFFNTVGPGQTGRYGMVLPNFAQQALAGEPLTVFGSGEQSRCFGHVRDTVEAVLRLIETPAAVGEVFNIGSDEEISIRALAERVKAAAESSSEIRLIPYSEAYAEGFEDMQRRVPDVRKLERTIGFRPRTGLDRIISDVVAHERARLATP; this comes from the coding sequence ATGAAGGTCTTCATCACGGGCGGAGCGGGCTTCATCGGCTCCCATCTCTCCCGGGCGCTGATCGAGCGCGGCGACGACGTCTGGATCCTGGACGACCTGTCGACGGGGTCCATGCGCAACATCGAGGATCTGGTCCCCAACCCGCGCTTCCACTACCGCATCGGGTGCTGCACCGACTCCCCCCTGGTGCGCGAGCTCGTCGACATCGCCGACGTCACCGTACACCTGGCCGCCGCGGTGGGGGTGCGACTGATCGTGGAACGGCCGGTGCACACCATCGAGACCAACGTCACCGGCACGGAGGTGGTGCTGGGCGCCGCGGCGGTGAAGCAGAAGCTCGTGGTGCTCGCCTCCACGTCCGAGGTGTACGGCAAGAGCACCCAGATCCCGTTCCGCGAGGACGCCGACATCACGCTGGGGCCCACGACGCACTCCCGCTGGGCCTATGCCTGCAGCAAGGCGCTGGACGAGTGGCTGGGCCTGGCCTATTGCCGCGAGCGCAAGGTTCCGGTGATCCTCTGCCGCTTCTTCAATACCGTGGGCCCCGGACAGACCGGCCGCTACGGCATGGTCCTGCCGAACTTCGCCCAGCAGGCGTTGGCCGGCGAGCCGCTCACCGTGTTCGGCTCCGGGGAGCAGTCCCGCTGCTTCGGGCACGTCCGCGACACCGTCGAGGCCGTCCTGCGGCTGATCGAGACGCCGGCCGCGGTCGGTGAGGTCTTCAACATCGGCTCCGACGAGGAGATCTCCATCCGCGCGCTCGCCGAGCGCGTGAAGGCCGCGGCGGAGTCCTCCTCCGAGATCCGTCTGATCCCGTACTCCGAAGCGTACGCGGAAGGCTTCGAGGACATGCAGCGGCGCGTGCCCGACGTGCGCAAGCTGGAGCGGACCATCGGCTTCCGTCCGCGCACCGGGCTGGACCGCATCATCTCCGACGTGGTCGCGCACGAGCGCGCGCGCCTCGCCACCCCGTGA
- a CDS encoding SRPBCC family protein, whose translation MLPALRLAWGVVALLALTGIAFLGLGWMFPGTWQAEASRVLPVEPAQVFPHLADVRAWDAWTPWDGLRDAAGTAATARERHWDDADVGTGSLRLIEVDPPHLVRYEVQVDGGLSTSGTLRLEPVAGGSRLTWLEAGDFGRNPLLGWFALGMPRMQANEMNKALDRLEALLQPS comes from the coding sequence ATGCTCCCCGCCCTGCGACTGGCCTGGGGGGTCGTGGCCCTGCTGGCGCTGACCGGGATCGCCTTCCTGGGACTGGGTTGGATGTTTCCGGGCACCTGGCAGGCGGAGGCGTCACGGGTGCTCCCCGTGGAGCCCGCACAGGTCTTCCCGCACCTCGCGGACGTACGGGCGTGGGATGCGTGGACGCCCTGGGACGGCCTGCGGGACGCGGCCGGAACCGCGGCCACGGCGCGCGAACGGCACTGGGATGACGCCGACGTCGGTACGGGGTCACTTCGCCTGATCGAGGTGGATCCCCCACACCTCGTACGGTACGAGGTGCAGGTGGACGGGGGACTTTCAACCTCCGGCACGCTGCGACTCGAGCCCGTGGCCGGCGGTTCCCGCCTGACCTGGCTCGAGGCCGGGGACTTCGGGCGCAACCCACTGCTCGGCTGGTTCGCGCTCGGCATGCCGCGCATGCAAGCGAACGAGATGAACAAGGCACTGGACCGACTCGAGGCCCTCCTCCAGCCGTCCTGA
- a CDS encoding sugar transferase: MLNVLAALSLLMLAAPLMLLIAALIKLTSPGPVIFTQTRVGLDRRERERDWHTVVDGPGRARRRVDYGGRLFRIYKFRTMRASADAPQVWATPDDPRITPVGHILRKYRLDELPQLFNVLRGDMNLVGPRPEQPDIAVALRARVPLYNGRHRVLPGITGWAQVNHSYDQSLDDVRRKIHLDLEYIEQRSAVQDLRIMMRTVPVMLFRRGSL, translated from the coding sequence GTGCTGAACGTGCTCGCGGCGCTTTCGCTGCTGATGCTGGCCGCGCCCCTGATGCTGCTCATCGCGGCCCTCATCAAGCTCACCTCCCCCGGACCGGTGATCTTCACACAGACCCGGGTGGGCCTCGACCGGCGGGAGCGGGAGCGGGACTGGCACACGGTGGTGGACGGACCCGGGCGCGCCCGACGGCGCGTCGACTACGGGGGGCGTCTCTTCCGCATCTACAAGTTCCGTACGATGCGGGCCTCTGCTGACGCTCCACAGGTCTGGGCCACCCCGGACGACCCGCGCATCACGCCCGTCGGGCACATCCTGCGCAAGTACCGCCTCGACGAGCTGCCCCAGCTCTTCAACGTGCTGCGCGGAGACATGAACCTGGTGGGTCCGCGCCCGGAGCAGCCGGACATCGCCGTGGCGCTGCGCGCCCGCGTGCCCCTCTACAACGGACGGCATCGCGTCCTGCCCGGCATCACCGGCTGGGCGCAGGTGAACCACTCGTACGATCAATCCCTGGACGACGTGCGGCGCAAGATCCACCTCGACCTGGAGTACATCGAGCAGCGCTCGGCCGTGCAGGACTTGCGCATCATGATGCGGACGGTTCCCGTGATGCTCTTCCGGCGGGGCAGCCTCTGA